From a single Drosophila sulfurigaster albostrigata strain 15112-1811.04 chromosome 3, ASM2355843v2, whole genome shotgun sequence genomic region:
- the LOC133843746 gene encoding uncharacterized protein LOC133843746 has product MFSNKCHFVFLLVCCLIAAAAAASLDSELLIRRERSPQHGSVVISGSKDHQTGRQAGVQYNHNLYTSRDGRGSIDAYANAQRNFDHNRNNFGGGVQAKWRF; this is encoded by the coding sequence ATGTTCTCCAACAAGTGCCACTTTGTGTTCCTTTTGGTTTGCTGCCTGAttgccgctgcagctgctgccagtTTGGATTCGGAGCTGCTTATTCGTCGGGAGCGTTCTCCTCAGCACGGTTCTGTGGTCATCTCGGGTAGCAAGGATCATCAGACAGGACGTCAAGCGGGCGTGCAGTATAATCACAATCTTTATACCAGTCGAGATGGGCGTGGCAGCATTGACGCCTATGCGAATGCTCAGCGTAACTTTGACCACAACCGTAACAATTTCGGTGGCGGAGTGCAGGCAAAATGGCGTTTCTAA